One Setaria viridis chromosome 7, Setaria_viridis_v4.0, whole genome shotgun sequence genomic region harbors:
- the LOC117864176 gene encoding ent-kaur-16-ene synthase, chloroplastic, whose translation MPNITAAAPASCSPSGAILASRAPRRGVVKAYPEKRLVAENVRVQNMHRKELEARIRNQLQRPELPPSSYDTAWVSMVPLRGSHQSPCFPQCVEWILQNQEDDGSWGVNQFDSSVNKDVLLSTLACVIALKRWNVGRENIRRGLHFIGRNFSVAMDEQTTAPIGFNITFAGMLRLAIDMGLEFPIRQTDVHGILHLREMELKRQAVDSSYGRKAYMAYIAEGLGNMLDWDEIMKFQRKNGSLFSCPSTTAVALIHKYNDQALQYLNLLVSEFGSAVPAVYPSKIHWQLLMVDALEKMGISQRFVSEIKSILDMTFSRWLQKDEEIMMDIATCAMAFRLLRMNGYDVSSDELSHVAEASTFCDSLQGYLNDTKSLLELYKASKVSLSENDLILDSIGSWSGNLLNDKLYSNRAQKTPIFGEMEYVVKFPFYATLERLEHKRNIEHFDAWGSLMVSTKCSSFRVNQEFLALAVEDFSFSQSVYQDELQHLDSWVKENKLDQLQFARQKLTYCYLSAAATIFPSELSDARISWAKNGVLTTVVDDFFDVGGSKEELENLIALVEKWHEHHADKFYSEQVKIVFSAIYATTNQLGAKASAAQGRDVTKHLAKIWLDLLRSMMTEAEWQRSQHVTAVEEYMTNAVVSFALGPIVLPALYFVGEELSEHAVKDQEYDKLFRLMSTCGRLLNDIQGFEREGSEGKLNSVSLLVHSGSSVSIEAAKKVIQKSIDTSRRDLLRLVLRKESIVPRPCKELFWKMCKILHLFYFQTDGFSSPKEMVSAVNAVINEPLKIQMGDSSLNILSEK comes from the exons ATGCCCAACATTacggccgccgccccagccaGCTGCTCGCCAAGCGGGGCGATTCTGGCGAGCAGAGCTCCTCGCCGCGGGGTCGTCAAAG CATATCCTGAGAAGAGGTTGGTAGCAGAAAATGTGAGGGTGCAAAACATG CATAGGAAGGAACTAGAGGCTAGAATAAGGAATCAGCTGCAGAGACCTGAATTGCCACCTTCTTCATACGACACTGCATGGGTTTCGATGGTGCCCTTGCGGGGTTCTCATCAGTCTCCATGCTTCCCACAATGTGTTGAGTGGATATTGCAGAACCAAGAGGATGATGGATCTTGGGGTGTCAATCAATTTGACTCATCAGTCAACAAGGATGTTCTTTTATCCACGTTGGCATGTGTTATTGCATTAAAGAGATGGAATGTTGGCAGGGAGAACATCAGGAGAG GACTGCATTTCATTGGGAGAAATTTCTCTGTCGCTATGGATGAGCAGACCACTGCTCCTATAGGTTTCAACATCACTTTTGCCGGTATGCTTAGACTCGCCATTGATATGGGTTTGGAATTTCCTATAAGACAAACCGATGTCCATGGTATTCTTCACCTCCGGGAGATGGAATTGAAAAG ACAGGCTGTGGACAGTTCTTATGGAAGAAAAGCATATATGGCTTATATCGCGGAGGGGTTAGGAAACATGCTGGATTGGGATGAAATTATGAAGTTTCAGAGGAAGAATGGCTCATTGTTCAGTTGCCCTTCCACAACAGCTGTTGCATTAATCCACAAATACAATGATCAAGCCCTTCAATACCTAAATTTGCTTGTCAGTGAATTTGGCAGTGCAG TACCAGCAGTGTATCCTTCTAAAATACATTGGCAGCTTCTAATGGTGGATGCGCTTGAAAAAATGGGAATCTCTCAGCGCTTTGTCAGTGAAATAAAAAGCATCCTGGACATGACATTCAG TCGCTGGTTAcagaaagatgaagaaatcatgATGGACATTGCAACATGTGCAATGGCATTTCGCCTTTTAAGGATGAATGGTTACGATGTTTCCTCAG ATGAGCTGTCTCATGTTGCTGAAGCTTCCACTTTCTGTGATTCACTTCAAGGATATTTAAATGATACAAAATCTCTACTGGAATTGTACAAGGCTTCAAAAGTCAGCTTATCAGAAAATGATTTGATCTTAGATAGCATAGGATCCTGGTCAGGCAACTTATTGAATGATAAGCTGTACTCTAATAGGGCACAAAAAACCCCGATTTTTGGAGAG ATGGAGTATGTTGTTAAGTTTCCCTTCTATGCCACACTAGAGCGTTTAGAACACAAGAGAAACATCGAACATTTTGATGCTTGGGGTTCTCTGATGGTATCGACAAAATGCTC GTCTTTTCGTGTCAATCAAGAATTTCTAGCTTTGGCTGTTGAAGATTTCAGTTTCTCTCAATCTGTTTACCAGGATGAACTTCAGCATCTTGATAG TTGGGTGAAGGAGAACAAGCTGGACCAACTACAATTTGCTCGGCAGAAATTGACATATTGCTATCTGTCTGCTGCTGCTACCATATTCCCTTCTGAATTGTCTGATGCTCGCATTTCATGGGCCAAAAATGGTGTTCTCACGACTGTGGttgatgacttctttgatgtTGGGGGATCAAAAGAAGAATTAGAAAACCTGATAGCATTAGTTGAGAA ATGGCATGAGCACCATGCAGATAAGTTCTACTCAGAGCAAGTAAAGATAGTGTTTTCTGCTATTTATGCAACAACAAACCAGCTTGGAGCAAAGGCTTCAGCAGCACAAGGCCGCGACGTTACAAAACACCTAGCAAAAATT TGGCTAGATCTGTTGAGGTCTATGATGACGGAAGCAGAATGGCAGAGAAGCCAGCATGTAACAGCAGTTGAAGAATATATGACAAATGCTGTTGTCTCGTTTGCACTGGGCCCCATTGTACTCCCAGCATTGTATTTTGTTGGGGAAGAGCTCTCAGAGCACGCTGTCAAAGATCAAGAGTACGATAAATTATTTAGGCTAATGAGCACTTGTGGCCGGCTCCTTAATGACATCCAAGGTTTTGAG AGGGAAGGCAGCGAAGGGAAGCTGAATAGCGTTTCACTACTTGTTCACAGTGGCAGTTCTGTGTCCATAGAAGCGGCTAAGAAGGTGATACAGAAGTCCATAGACACGTCTAGGAGAGACTTGCTAAGATTAGTTCTCAGGAAAGAAAGCATTGTTCCTAGGCCATGCAAGGAGCTCTTCTGGAAGATGTGCAAGATTCTTCACTTGTTCTACTTTCAAACCGATGGATTTAGCTCTCCGAAGGAAATGGTCAGTGCAGTTAACGCAGTCATCAATGAGCCACTCAAAATCCAAATGGGTGATTCATCCTTGAACATTTTATCAGAAAAATGA
- the LOC117864177 gene encoding uncharacterized protein: protein MARKDRVMISSRLLVPSLLLLLLLCATHCEARAISRRLQSRSSNPLLNALYKLNFIRTVEPARPLLPPPAAGADAESLAAGDTNAPFCVNPPDAPPASTMAPPFTSTPFTPSIPDQAPPLPPITPVPPSFEPSPPDSGAPGGGGQGGQGQGGGQGQGGGQGQGGQGGGQGQGGGQGQGGQGGGQGQGGGQGQGGQGGGQGQEGPPASTTPSTPPQTGPGAPFGSAPPSPIVVVPSPPEFGPGGGGGGPGSGGGGGGGGGPFQPPIIYPPPLAPPLPPGAGQTLWCVAKPTVPDPIIQEAMDYACGSGAECDSIQPTGACYHPNTVLAHASFAFNSYWQQSKAAGGTCDFGGTATIVTRDPSYEKCKFDLL, encoded by the exons ATGGCACGCAAGGACAGAGTGATGATCAGTAGCCGGTTGTTGGTGCCGTCgcttctgctcctcctcctgctctgcGCCACTCACTGTG AAGCAAGAGCCATTAGCAGGCGGCTGCAGAGCCGGAGCAGCAACCCGCTGCTGAACGCGCTGTACAAGCTCAACTTCATCCGGACGGTGGAGCCGGCGCGCCCCCTACTGCCacctccggccgccggcgcggacgccgagagcctcgccgccggcgacaccaACGCGCCGTTCTGCGTCAACCCGCCGgacgcgccgccggcgtccacgATGGCGCCGCCGTTCACCTCCACGCCGTTCACCCCGTCCATCCCGGACCaggccccgccgctgccgccgatcACCCCCGTGCCGCCGTCCTTCGAGCCCAGCCCGCCGGACAGCGGCGCCCCGGGTGGCGGGGGCCAGGGCGGTCAAGGCCAAGGTGGAGGTCAAGGCCAAGGTGGAGGTCAAGGCCAGGGCGGCCAGGGAGGAGGTCAAGGCCAGGGTGGAGGTCAAGGCCAGGGCGGCCAGGGAGGAGGTCAAGGCCAGGGTGGAGGTCAAGGCCAGGGCGGCCAGGGAGGAGGTCAAGGCCAGGAAGGCCCACCGGCATCCACGACGCCGAGCACGCCGCCGCAGACCGGCCCGGGCGCGCCATTCGGGTCGGCGCCGCCGAGCCCCATCGTCGTGGTGCCAAGCCCGCCCGAATtcggccccggcggcggtggcggcggccccggctccggcggtggtggtggtggcggcggcggcccgttCCAGCCGCCGATCATTTACCCGCctccgctggcgccgccgctgccgccgggggCCGGGCAGACGCTGTGGTGCGTGGCGAAGCCGACGGTGCCGGACCCCATCATCCAGGAGGCCATGGACTACGCGTGCGGCTCCGGCGCCGAGTGCGACTCCATCCAACCCACCGGCGCGTGCTACCACCCCAACACCGTGCTCGCGCACGCCTCCTTCGCCTTCAACAGCTACTGGCAGCAGAgcaaggcggccggcggcacctGCGACTTCGGCGGCACCGCCACCATTGTCACCAGAGACCCAA GCTATGAGAAGTGCAAGTTTGACCTTCTATAA
- the LOC117862657 gene encoding putative lipid-binding protein AIR1 translates to MAKNHRIVALLLVAATLVAQAAACPSCPTPKPPPPPPTPVPCPPPPSSTPPTPSTPTGKCPLNTLKLLACVDALNGLVHAVVGAKASEKCCPLLSGVADLDAALCLCTTIKAKVLNVNLVLPIAIEVLVNECHKNVPASFQCP, encoded by the coding sequence ATGGCGAAGAACCACCGCATTGTGGCCCTCCTGCTCGTCGCGGCGACGTTGGTAGCGCAGGCCGCGGCCTGCCCGTCCTGCCCGacgccgaagccgccgccgccgccgccgacgcccgtgccgtgcccgccgccgccgtcgtcgacgccgccgacgccgtcgacgccgacggGCAAGTGCCCCCTGAACACGCTGAAGCTGCTGGCGTGCGTGGACGCGCTCAACGGGCTCGTGCACGCCGTGGTCGGCGCCAAGGCCAGCGAGAAGTGCTGCCCGCTGCTGTCCGGCGTGGCCGACCTCGACGCCGCGCTCTGCCTCTGCACCACCATCAAGGCCAAGGTGCTCAACGTCAACCTCGTGCTCCCCATCGCCATCGAGGTGCTCGTCAACGAGTGCCACAAGAACGTGCCCGCCAGCTTCCAGTGCCCGTGA
- the LOC117862656 gene encoding coatomer subunit epsilon-1, whose amino-acid sequence MATPDLLFNLRNLFYLGAYQAAINNSDVPGLDADAAAERDAIVFRSYIALGSYQLVISEIDSSAATSLQAVKLLALYLTGDKEGAISSLKEWLSDSAIGSNPVLRLIAGIIFMHEQDYNEALKHTHSGGTLDLHALNVQIFIKMHRSDYAEKQLKIMQQIDEDHTLTQLANAWLDIAVGGSKIREAYLIFQDFAEKYPMTGMVLNGKAVCCMHMGSFEEAETLLLEALNKDAKDPETLANLIVCNLHLGKPSSRFLSQLKLSHPDHVLVKNAASSEANFERALQAVA is encoded by the exons ATGGCCACCCCGGACCTGCTCTTCAACCTGCGGAACCTCTTCTACCTGGGCGCCTACCAGGCGGCCATCAACAACAGCGACGTCCCGggcctcgacgccgacgccgccgccgagcgcgaCGCCATCGTCTTCCGCTCCTACATCGCCCTCGGCTCCTACCAG CTGGTGATCAGCGAGATCGACTCGTCCGCCGCGACGTCGCTGCAGGCCGTGAAGCTGCTCGCGCTGTACCTTACCGGGGACAAG GAAGGTGCAATCTCCAGCCTCAAAGAATGGTTGAGTGATTCAGCAATTGGGAGCAATCCTGTTCTGCGATTGATTGCTGGAATTATATTTATGCATGAGCAGGACTACAATGAGGCTCTCAAGCACACGCACTCTGGAGGAACCTTGGATTT GCATGCATTGAATGTCCAGATCTTCATTAAGATGCATCGTTCAGACTATGCTGAGAAGCAACTGAAGATCATGCAACAAATTGATGAAGACCATACACTGACACAACTAGCAAACGCATGGTTGGACATTGCTGTT GGTGGCTCTAAGATCCGTGAAGCTTATCTCATATTCCAAGACTTTGCTGAAAAGTACCCAATGACGGGGATGGTTCTGAATGGGAAAGCAGTTTGCTGTATGCACATGGGAAGCTTTGAGGAGGCCGAGACTCTATTGCTTGAAGCATTGAACAAG GACGCAAAAGACCCTGAAACTCTTGCCAATCTCATTGTATGTAATCTCCACCTTGGTAAACCATCATCACGATTCCTCAG CCAACTGAAGCTATCACATCCTGATCATGTGCTAGTTAAGAACGCGGCATCGTCAGAAGCAAACTTCGAGAGGGCCCTCCAAGCAGTTGCTTGA
- the LOC117862655 gene encoding cinnamyl alcohol dehydrogenase 7 yields the protein MAPTEAEQHPRRALALAAHDASGRVTPIRISRRETGDDDVAIQILFCGICHSDLHTVKNEWRTAIFPVVPGHEIAGLVTEVGKNVQRFNVGDKVGVGCMANTCQSCESCEEGLENFCSKIVFTYNCQDRDGTVTYGGYSDMVVVNQRFVIRFPDGMPLDKGAPLLCAGITVYTPMKYHGLNEPGKHIGVIGLGGLGHVAVKFAKAFGMRVTVVSTSPEKREEALEKLGADAFVVSSDASQMKAAKGTMHGIINTASASMSMYPYFALLKPQGKMILLGLPEKPLQISAFSLVAGGKTLAGSCMGSIKDTQEMMDFAAKHELTADIEVVGAEDVNDALERLDKGDVRYRFVIDVGNTLVAA from the exons ATGGCACCGACGGAGGCGGAGCAGCACCCGCGGAGGGCGCTGGCGCTCGCGGCACACGACGCCTCCGGCCGCGTCACCCCCATCCGCATCTCGCGAAG GGAAACTGGAGATGACGATGTCGCTATACAGATACTGTTCTGCGGGATATGCCACTCTGACCTGCACACTGTCAAGAATGAGTGGAGGACCGCCATCTTCCCAGTTGTCCCTGG GCATGAGATCGCCGGACTGGTCACCGAGGTCGGCAAGAACGTGCAGAGGTTCAACGTCGGCGACAAGGTCGGCGTCGGGTGCATGGCCAACACCTGCCAGTCCTGCGAGAGCTGCGAGGAAGGGCTCGAGAACTTCTGCTCCAAGATCGTCTTCACCTACAACTGCCAAGACAGGGACGGCACCGTCACCTACGGCGGCTACTCCGACATGGTCGTCGTGAACCAGCGCTTCGTCATCCGGTTCCCCGACGGCATGCCCCTCGACAAGGGCGCGCCCCTGCTCTGCGCGGGGATTACCGTGTACACCCCCATGAAGTACCACGGGCTGAACGAGCCGGGCAAGCACATCGGCGTGATCGGCCTTGGTGGGCTTGGGCATGTGGCGGTGAAGTTCGCGAAGGCGTTTGGGATGAGGGTGACCGTGGTCAGCACGTCGCcggagaagagggaggaggcTCTGGAGAAGCTTGGTGCGGATGCCTTTGTTGTCAGCAGCGATGCTAGTCAGATGAAG GCTGCGAAGGGCACAATGCATGGCATTATAAACACGGCCTCGGCAAGCATGTCCATGTACCCTTACTTCGCTCTGCTCAAGCCCCAGGGCAAGATGATCTTGCTTGGCCTGCCTGAGAAACCTTTGCAGATCTCTGCCTTCTCTCTGGTTGCTG GCGGCAAGACTCTGGCCGGGAGCTGCATGGGGAGCATCAAGGACACTCAGGAGATGATGGACTTCGCCGCTAAGCACGAGTTGACGGCGGACATCGAGGTGGTCGGTGCTGAGGACGTGAACGATGCGCTGGAGCGCCTCGACAAGGGCGACGTCAGGTACCGCTTCGTCATCGACGTCGGCAACACCCTCGTCGCGGCGTGA
- the LOC117862654 gene encoding pentatricopeptide repeat-containing protein At1g79490, mitochondrial, translating to MLLRVGLARSTRLRGGAVSLSLPLARRLSFETPPPPPDPEWTDTVEYLDESGALLSSAPGARPAVPGADPTILSGASAHPLPRPAAAARLASLALRHRSGAPLSAALSALPSAPDTALLHLAAASLPASDPVPLISLVAWARLQPWFVPSDDLSSLLAARLPPATHSSELLALFDDTLALPDPAAFPKTFNAVVSALATHGLLEPAFYCFKRLRDVGFKGLETPAYNALLSLLLTRGLAFKAFEVLDEMATSGCALDEGTYELAVPALARAGRIDAARKMFDEMKLREGIGRAPAGVYSVMVDVLAKAGRLDAAMGMYREMVAVGHWVSTAVSTAMVEGLVRSGKLDAGMELWEEMRRGGLRPSFGLYTMVVEANARSGRLDIAAKLFGDMEKAGFFPTPATYACLVEMHASAGQVDAAMRLYHSMANAGTRPGLSTFTALLTMLANKGLLDLAAKVLLEMKASGFPIEVTASDLLMIYIKDGSTDMALRWLRFMGSAGIRTNNFIIRQLFESCMKTGLYDSARPLLETYVAGAAKVDLILYTSILAHLVRCQDESSERAIMDILSASKHKAHDFMCGLFTGPEQRKQPVLSFVREFFQGIDYDNEESAARYFVNVLLNYLVLMGQMNRARCVWKVSYENKLFAKAIVFDQHIAWSLDVRSLSVGAALVATVHTLHRFRKRMLYYGVVPRRIKLVTGPTLKMVVAQVLASLESPFEVSKVVLRAPGDSVLEWFKKPIVQQFLLNEIPSKADVLMHRLNVMFPSSAPEVRSLSIPRSLGMSR from the coding sequence ATGCTGCTCCGCGTCGGCCTCGCGCGCAGCacccgcctccgcggcggcgccgtctccCTCTCCCTACCCCTCGCTCGGCGCCTCTCGTtcgagacgccgccgccgccgcccgatcccGAGTGGACGGACACGGTGGAGTACCTAGACGAGTCGGGCGCGCTGCTCTCCTCGGCGCccggggcgcggccggccgtGCCGGGCGCCGACCCCACCATCCTCTCCGGCGCCTCCGCGCACCCGCTCccgcgccccgccgcggcggcccgcCTCGCCTCGCTCGCGCTCCGCCACCGCTCCGGCGCGCCCCTCTCCGCCGCGCTCTCCGCGCTGCCCTCCGCGCCCGACACCGCGCTGCTCCACCTCGCGGCCGCCTCGCTCCCGGCCTCCGACCCCGTCCCGCTCATCTCCCTTGTCGCATGGGCGCGCCTCCAGCCCTGGTTCGTCCCCTCCGAcgacctctcctccctcctcgccgcgcgtCTCCCGCCGGCCACCCACTCATCCGAGCTCCTCGCGCTCTTCGACGACACCCTCGCGctccccgaccccgccgccttcCCCAAGACGTTCAACGCCGTCGTCTCCGCGCTCGCCACCCACGGCCTCCTTGAGCCGGCATTCTACTGCTTCAAGCGCCTCCGCGACGTCGGTTTCAAGGGCCTCGAGACGCCTGCCTACAACgccctcctctcgctgctgctcACCAGGGGCCTCGCCTTCAAGGCCTTCGAGGTGCTCGACGAAATGGCGACCTCGGGCTGCGCCCTGGACGAGGGCACGTACGAGCTCGCTGTACCTGCGCTGGCACGCGCCGGGAGGATTGACGCTGCCCGCAAGATGTTCGATGAAATGAAGCTGAGGGAGGGAATTGGGCGGGCGCCGGCTGGCGTGTATTCTGTGATGGTGGACGTGCTCGCCAAGGCAGGGAGGCTTGATGCGGCCATGGGGATGTACAGAGAGATGGTGGCGGTGGGGCACTGGGTAAGCACAGCAGTGAGCACcgccatggtggaagggctggTGAGGTCCGGGAAGCTGGATGCTGGGATGGAGCTTTGGGAGGAGATGAGACGGGGAGGGCTCCGACCAAGCTTTGGTTTGTACACCATGGTGGTCGAGGCCAATGCTCGGTCTGGAAGGCTGGACATCGCCGCCAAGTTGTTTGGGGACATGGAGAAGGCTGGTTTCTTCCCCACGCCGGCTACATATGCATGTCTGGTGGAAATGCATGCTTCAGCAGGGCAGGTGGATGCAGCAATGCGGTTGTATCACTCCATGGCAAATGCAGGGACAAGGCCAGGGCTTAGCACGTTTACAGCGTTGCTGACAATGCTGGCGAATAAGGGGCTGCTAGATTTGGCTGCAAAGGTGCTGCTGGAGATGAAGGCATCAGGTTTCCCGATAGAGGTGACCGCAAGTGACCTGCTGATGATCTATATCAAGGATGGATCGACTGACATGGCACTCCGGTGGCTACGGTTCATGGGCTCAGCTGGTATAAGGACCAACAACTTCATCATAAGGCAGCTGTTCGAGTCTTGCATGAAGACTGGGCTGTATGACTCAGCACGGCCATTGCTTGAGACATATGTTGCTGGTGCTGCCAAGGTGGACTTGATTCTCTACACATCCATCCTCGCCCACCTGGTGCGGTGCCAGGACGAGAGCAGTGAGCGGGCAATCATGGACATCCTGAGCGCCAGCAAGCACAAGGCTCATGACTTCATGTGTGGCCTGTTCACCGGTCCAGAGCAGCGTAAGCAGCCAGTGCTCTCGTTTGTGCGCGAGTTCTTCCAGGGCATCGACTACGACAACGAGGAGAGCGCGGCCAGGTACTTCGTGAACGTCCTCCTCAACTACCTAGTGCTCATGGGCCAAATGAACCGTGCCCGCTGTGTGTGGAAGGTCTCCTATGAGAACAAGTTGTTCGCCAAGGCAATCGTCTTCGACCAGCACATCGCCTGGTCCCTGGATGTCCGGAGCCTGTCCGTGGGCGCGGCGCTCGTGGCGACGGTGCACACACTGCACAGGTTCAGGAAGCGGATGCTCTACTACGGGGTCGTGCCGCGGCGCATCAAGCTGGTGACGGGGCCAACGCTGAAGATGGTGGTGGCGCAGGTGCTGGCGTCGCTGGAGTCCCCGTTCGAGGTGAGCAAGGTCGTCCTGCGTGCTCCTGGCGACTCGGTGCTGGAGTGGTTCAAGAAGCCGATCGTCCAGCAGTTCCTGCTCAACGAGATACCCTCCAAGGCCGACGTCCTCATGCACAGGCTCAATGTCATGTTCCCGAGCTCGGCGCCGGAGGTCCGGTCCCTGTCCATCCCAAGATCCCTTGGCATGTCTAGGTGA